In the Ictalurus punctatus breed USDA103 chromosome 7, Coco_2.0, whole genome shotgun sequence genome, one interval contains:
- the LOC108268093 gene encoding angiopoietin-related protein 1 — MGPSSWRLCVLFCAWTWGQSMGLSRRRRAWEEKGEDGPKKCSYTFLVPEQKITGPICASRGPLLPDKDRITRIDIADVRELMSKQRREIDTLRMVVDVDGNMVSEMKLLRKESRNMNSRVTQLYMQLLHEIIRKRDNSLELAQLEGRILNATAEALRLSARYRDLEARFSTLAAVVNNQSVLIGALEERCLQVYGNHRQEPLPPPLVQVVPENIPVHVPRFSNEIQRVHSRALARERGSRAGPETTESTLELKRPLTGNFSSEGPFRDCLHAMQAGHATSGMYLLKPDESDRLMQAWCEQDVDNGGWTIIQRRKDGSVNFFRNWESYKQGFGNIDGEHWLGLENIYNLGKQGDYKLLVELQDWMEKKVYAAYSSFHLEPESESYRLRLGTYQGNAGDSLTSHNGKQFTTLDRDKDAFSGNCAHFHKGGWWYNACGQTNLNGVWYSGGVYRNKFQDGIFWADYGGGFYSMKAVRMMIRPID, encoded by the exons ATGGGACCCAGTTCCTGGAGACTTTGTGTCCTCTTCTGTGCCTGGACATGGGGACAAAGTATGGGCCTGTCACGGAGACGGAGGGCCTGGGAGGAAAAGGGAGAAGATGGCCCTAAAAAGTGCTCATACACCTTCCTGGTCCCTGAGCAGAAGATCACAGGGCCTATCTGTGCAAGTCGCGGACCCTTGCTTCCAGACAAAGATCGCATAACCAGGATAGACATAGCAGATGTCCGTGAGCTGATGTCCAAGCAACGACGTGAGATAGACACCCTGCggatggtggtggatgtggACGGCAACATGGTGAGTGAGATGAAACTGCTGCGGAAGGAGTCTCGTAACATGAATTCCCGCGTCACACAGCTCTACATGCAGCTTCTGCATGAGATCATTCGCAAGCGGGATAATTCGCTGGAGCTCGCACAACTTGAAGGCCGCATCCTCAACGCCACAGCAGAAGCATTGCGGCTCTCAGCCCGCTACAGGGATCTTGAAGCCCGATTCTCTACTCTTGCTGCTGTGGTCAATAACCAGTCCGTTCTGATTGGTGCTCTGGAAGAGAGGTGCCTGCAAGTGTACGGGAATCACAGGCAGGAGCCACTTCCCCCGCCGCTTGTTCAGGTGGTTCCAGAGAACATTCCAGTACATGTGCCCCGTTTTTCCAATGAGATCCAGAGGGTCCACAGCCGGGCTCTCGCCAGGGAGAGGGGATCCAGAGCAGGACCAGAAACCACTGAAAGTACCCTGGAACTCAAACGGCCACTGACTGGCAACTTCAGCTCTGAAG GTCCTTTCCGCGACTGCCTTCATGCTATGCAGGCTGGACATGCCACTAGTGGGATGTACCTGCTTAAACCCGATGAGAGTGACAGGCTGATGCAGGCGTGGTGTGAGCAAGATGTGGACAACGGAGGCTGGACCATCATCCAGAGAAGGAAGGATGGATCTGTTAACTTTTTCCGAAACTGGGAGAGTTATAAG CAAGGTTTTGGCAATATAGATGGTGAGCACTGGCTGGGCTTGGAGAATATTTACAACTTAGGCAAGCAGGGAGATTACAAGTTGCTGGTGGAGCTTCAGGACTGGATGGAAAAGAAGGTGTACGCAGCCTATAGCAGCTTCCATCTGGAGCCTGAGAGTGAATCGTACCGCCTGCGTCTGGGCACTTACCAAGGCAATGCTGGGGATTCTTTAACCAGCCATAATGGCAAACAGTTCACCACGCTGGATCGGGACAAGGATGCCTTCTCAG GAAACTGCGCTCACTTCCATAAAGGTGGCTGGTGGTACAATGCATGTGGCCAGACCAATCTCAATGGAGTGTGGTACTCCGGCGGCGTGTATCGTAACAAGTTCCAAGACGGCATCTTCTGGGCGGACTACGGCGGAGGCTTCTACTCCATGAAAGCTGTGCGCATGATGATCAGACCTATTGACTGA